The sequence GTCGGAGCCCTAATATTTAATGATAAGGCCCATGATGATTTGGTCCATTTAGAGAAAATCCTAATGTTTTCTCCTTTCTCTTTTATAAAAAGGAGGCAGTCCTTAGATATTTCTCTACAGATACAAAACACAGCGAAGCCCTGCCCAGTTGGAGAGAGAGCAGCCGCCGGCCACCAAACCTCCACCGACCACCGCGTAGCCTCACCGGAGAGGAGTTCTTGCAGTGTTTCGATCCCTTCTCGTCGGTTCCTTTAGTCTTCTACTCTTTTTCTTCTATTAATATATACACTTATATAAATGATACATATCTTGATGCCTGATGTGTGAAAGACATAGATCTATTGCTGAATGATGTTTGAGGATTGTATGTGATGATTGTATTGACTGGGGTTATGGTATATGTGGGTGATGTATATGTGGAAGATGTATATGAGTTAGAGAAAGGCTTAAGGCATATGTGTGTCGGTGTAACGTGGTAGAATGATGTATTTGTATGTCTCGGGCATTACATTATTTCTTGACTGGCGACCGTGTGAGTTGGCATGATTCATCGTCGGAGCGGGCCTAAGGCATGCTTGTATGTGAAGTAAAAATGTAGTAACACAGATCACGTGGAGACAGCGTGATGTGGCGTGATCGTGTGAATGTGGTGGTGCGGATCACGTGGAGACAGCATGATGTGGCGTGATCGCATGAAGGTGTGGAACTCATGGAGACATCTTGATGTGGTGACATCACACACGACAACATGAGAGGCGTGGAGATAGCGTGATGTGGCGTTAGTCTCAAGTTAGCAACGTCGCGGTTATCTTCGTTTCTTGTTGCTTGCTTTTGCTTTATTGGATGTTTAAGTTAGATACTTATGCTACGTTTTGTGATGATTATTGGTGATTAATTTCAGGGCTCCTAGAGCTTCCCTCACTGAGTATTTGTCGAAATACTCAGTCATCCTTTCTTTTCAGGTGAGTTCGAAGAAGTGTCGGAACAGTCATCTTGGTGTGGTTCTGGCTCTTAGAGTGTTTGgttttttttaagttatttcATTTTAAGACTTGGTGATTTGGTTTTAAGCGTTTCATATTCGTTTTAGTACGATTTTGTAAGACATTTGGATTCGATCCTTGGGAATGAGAATTGCATTGGTCTTTTTAAGTGTTTTTATTGGTGAAGGCAATGTGAATTCATACTGTCTCGGTTAAGCGAGATACGGGTGTGACAGACTTGCTTTTAGATGCTGTGtaaacagttttttttcttgtgtctCTCATCTTTTGTTTTTCATTATGAAGATCCCCTAACTTTCTCAGTTTGGTCATCCCCAATTtgtggaaacaaacaataaacCCAGCCTGTACTTGTAGTTATCTTTGtattatttaaagaaagttGTCCCATTtccttataaaataaatctgtTTTATCATTATTGAtgtttttcattatttataaaaatgaattatGGAGACAAGTAGTGTAGTGTAGGAATAGTAACTCCTTTTTCTATACACGGAAACAAATACTACAATGACCACTCTACTGTGAATTTTAATTCCACGTCACACACTAACGATTTGTTTTCTTCTGACAAGAACGAACAGCATATTCAGGACAAAAAGTAAAAACCAAATCAAGAATCCTTAACCTTATCATCACGATCAACGGCGCTTGAGTTCTTGCAATGAGCAATGGCCGCCTGAATAGCGGCTTGCAACTCTTCCATGGTGCTATCACTTGACGATGATGTAGAAGCCGAGCTCGACGAAAGCCCCGCCGTGGAGACACGTAAGTGGCCACTATTCGTCGGAGATGTTCTCATGGACGCCGGAGCCGAGAATAAGTCACCTCTCCGGGCTTTCATAAGATCTCTCGATCCATTAATCAATGTTTTGCTGTTTTCTTTTGAACCTATTAAAGAGGAAGAGAAGGAATACGAAGAAGTCTGTCTTCTGTTCCTGAACTGCGTGCCGTTTCCTCTCTTCTGAAACAACATCTTTATGTACTTCTTGACTGCATGACTTAGGTCTAAACTCATAAGTTTCTTCTTCTGCAGCTGCGGCTGCTGTTGTTTCTCTTGTTCTCGCTCGTTGCCTTCAAACCCTTTTCTCCATTTCGATAAACCAAAGAGAGAAAATGACTTTATTGTTTTAGCTTTAACTTGATTCTCACCGTCGAGCCTCTCTGCTTTATCGCTCGGGTTGGTGTTCTTGGCCTCCgtactgttgttgttgttgtttgtggTGGGGAGAGGAGTGGGCTGGTCAGGTAATACATCTTTCACGGGGAGGGCAAATCCGTCATTATACGAACTAGTGGAAGTTCGAGGAGAGACAGGGAGGTGAGAGAGGAGATGAAGAGGGAGAAGATGGCCGTGGAAGAAGATTTCATCTGCAGGAGACAAGTCGACGGCGAATGGATCGGTTTGTTGATAAGACGACTTCGTTTTGGTGGGATTTCTGAGACTAGAGCTTATGAGTTTTGAGGAAGAAGATAAGTCGTTAGGTTGGAGAGAGATGGTGAAAGAGAAGTCATGAGAAGGAGAAGAACAAGTGGATGATATTGGTGAAGGTGATGACTGTAAAGCTTCTTGTTTAGGGTTTTGCTTTTCAGGAAAAGTTTTGGGACTGTTCTTCACCTGTTGTAGATGGGTTTCCATGATGATtgaggaagaaaaaaaatcaatcaaaaagGCAAAAGGGATTTTTGTGTTGATCGAAGGATATAATggtttataataataataatatttggtTCAGTCTTTAGTCTTTTAGTTAAGTGGGGttctttgcttttctttttctcttgtaTTAATTATTGTTAGTATTTTCCGGTTTTCCTGTAAATGTAGAGAATATGACAAAACCTTTTCGAGAGGAGAAGATAAGGTAACCGTGGAGAGAGACGACCAGAGGCGAGgtgagagaa comes from Brassica rapa cultivar Chiifu-401-42 chromosome A02, CAAS_Brap_v3.01, whole genome shotgun sequence and encodes:
- the LOC103848567 gene encoding BRI1 kinase inhibitor 1 gives rise to the protein METHLQQVKNSPKTFPEKQNPKQEALQSSPSPISSTCSSPSHDFSFTISLQPNDLSSSSKLISSSLRNPTKTKSSYQQTDPFAVDLSPADEIFFHGHLLPLHLLSHLPVSPRTSTSSYNDGFALPVKDVLPDQPTPLPTTNNNNNSTEAKNTNPSDKAERLDGENQVKAKTIKSFSLFGLSKWRKGFEGNEREQEKQQQPQLQKKKLMSLDLSHAVKKYIKMLFQKRGNGTQFRNRRQTSSYSFSSSLIGSKENSKTLINGSRDLMKARRGDLFSAPASMRTSPTNSGHLRVSTAGLSSSSASTSSSSDSTMEELQAAIQAAIAHCKNSSAVDRDDKVKDS